Sequence from the Peromyscus eremicus chromosome 4, PerEre_H2_v1, whole genome shotgun sequence genome:
GAGAGGTGTCTGAGGCGGACGCCGGTGTGTGTACCTCCGCTTCGCGCCCCGCCCCCGCCTCCGCCGCGGCCTCCGCCTCCGTCTCCACCTCTATCTCCCGCTGTCGCTGCCGCCCCTCCCCGGCCCCGGGAGCGGCCGCGGAGCCGCCGCCCAGACCCTGTCGCGCGGGAGGCGGGATCCGCACGGTAAGATGGCCGCAGCGGGCCCCGGCGGCGGTGCCGAGCGTCTTCACGGGGCTCCGGGTGGGCCGAGGCGCGGAGGTCAAAGGTTGGGGGCCTGTGCCCGCCAGGCTGACCTGCCTCGGGAATCCGAAGTCTGCAGCGGGAGCCGGGGTCAGGGAAGTCGGTCCTGCCCTCCACGGCCCTGCCCCGGAGCGGGAGGTCTGGAGGCTGCGCTCACTTGGGGTGCTGCCGGGACCGGAATCGTTTGCAAATGTTCCCATGTCTCTGTGATGAAAGCCGCAGTAAAGCGGAGACTGAAAGGTGAAGATGCAATCAGTTGCTTCGTTGAAAGTCATCCTCAGGGCTTAGGATGCTTCCCTATCGACTGTGTAATCGCTGGATTTGGGATCACAGAACCTTACAGAAACACTATCGCCGGTCTCTGTCCGCAGTCTTGCTTGATAATTTTTTTGCTTACCTATGTATCCAGAATAAAAGTTGAATCGGTAAATTCTGCTGTTATCCTATGGAGAGGCATAATCCTATGACAACCCCGTTGAGTTTCACTTCCCGCCTCCCGAGCTACCTTTCAGGCTCTGGGGCCTCCAAGTCCTCCAGAACTAGAAGTCCTAGTATGCCTCAAATTCTAAGCCCCTCTGCATTCTCTGCCCACATTCTCCGAAAGTGGGCTTTGAAACTTTAATACCTTATGTTTTCTTAAAACACTCTTGCTTAAATAACTTTCCTCCcagtgtgtgtaaatgtgtctcCCTAATTACTGTTTCCAGCGTGGGTCCCAGGACCTGTAATCCAGAGGCCTCTGCACCAGACTTGCCCTGCTCCTCCAACCTGTTCTACTCGCATCCCTCCCACGTTGTTGTGGTCCCATTTCTAAGACCTGGCACTCGAAACCTGCAGTCTCTGGTTGCCCAtgcttcttccatttctcttgtTCCTTCACACTTAGTCCAGCAACAGCTGCCATTGATTTGGAGGCCAAAACTTGATCTTGAGTGTCTGTTCTCTGCTGCTGTCCTCTATGACAGCACTAGGATGTCTCTTTGTTGGACTGCTTAGCTCTCCCCACCCAGTATGCATTCCCTTGTCAGCCCAGAAACCAAAGCTATCTTTCaattttatgatttattaaaGCAAAGTAGCTTATCATTTGCAGTGTGCAAAATAATATCCATGAGGTATATGTTAGTGACAAAGTATGAAAATGTTCCAGCTGGTGCTCCCAAGCAACCCCAGCTGCCTTCCTGTGGCTCTGCCATCCTGCCTTCCTCCCACATGAAACAATTCCTGTCAGATTCCATGTCTTTGCTTAAAAGTACTCAATATTTTGTGCTAAAGACGTGCCATGTAGTTCATTTCCTGTTTGACTTCGCAAAACTCAGGTCACACTTGGACTTCTGTTTTAACTTTTTTCCCATTCAGTGTTGTTTTAAAGTGATGCACAACCATATTTCCTTCTGAAGTCTAAATACTCTGAATATAAAAgcagtattttaattttaattattttcgaggcagggtctcaccatgtaactcttgctggcccagaacttgatctgtagaccaggctcagaCTAGCTATGAATTTAGAGAGACCTACCTGGCTCTACCTcacaaatgctggggttaaaatTGTGTGCCATCACACTGAGCCAAAACAGTTTTTTAAACCTATTTGTTGGCAAAACTTGATAACATCTTTTAGCTTTCTTTACACTGAGTGTGAATAAGCGTGTTTCACTGAATAAATGATGTGTACTTGGACCATGCTCCCTAGTCTCTGGAGAGGCTGTCATACATAAAGCAGACCGGAACTTGTGCTATATTATCTATGTGCAAGCTGCAGAATTCCAAATTCAGAACACACTTGCCCAAGGGTTTGGTCATGTCATCTATATAACTGCCTTTATTCAGGCAGTTGAATGAACATTTTGGGGAGTGGTGTCCACATTTTTGCCATCTTGAGGTGTGCATTGGTGAACAGCACATCTTTGGTGTGTGTTAGAACCTTTCTAGGATGCAAGGATACAATTGCTACACTGCAGGTGCAGCCTTATAAGGAATGTGCCACCTTATAAGGAGTGTTAAGTTGCTTTCACTATGTGTGTGTTCCAACAAAAGAGTTGGAGAAGTTCTGTCTTTCACTAAGACTTGTCTTCATTTTGCCTGTTTGATTGGTGCCTCCTTTTTTACATCATGGCATATAAATTTTAGTATATAGCTCTCCAATGACTGCCCTTTATACCTAGCTTCAAAACTAACCACCTCCTTCAGAGTGTGATGATTTTTCTATCTGACCCAATCTGATGTCTTGATCTCTTCATTTCATACTTCCCACCCTTGACCTTCTTGATTTTACCCAGACATGTATTTTTCTCAGGCTTTTTTTGCTTGTCTCAAGATTAAAAGTATCCTCCTACTCTTCCACTTCTTACTACAttgttgtgtttattttctgaaatgattACAGTGGGCATATAATTCTTCCTCAGTTGTTGTATCTTTTTCCTGTAGAAATAAATCATAATGAGTTATGCAGAAAAACCCGATGAAATAACCAAAGATGAATGGATGGAAAAGCTCAATAACTTACATGTTCAACGAGCAGATATGAACCGTCTCATCATGAACTACCTAGTCACAGGTAAAGGTTGGCTGTGAGGGTGTCACCACTTGGCCGtagctctctctttttaaataagtAGCCCTTTACCCCGAAGCATAATGATATTGGTTATGCTGAGAAATCATAAAAACACAATGTTAACTTGATATTTGTAAATCAAATGGACATGTTCAGGATGGCCTTTTCTAGCCCTAAGTGGTATAGGTcacatccataatcccagcacttggatttgtaagttcaaggccagcctgtgctgtaATGCGAGACCTTTTCTCAAACTTCCCTACtcccttaaaaaaaatacttttcctGTCGATAAAATAATTGCTCCAGATCTCTGAGACCTTAAAAGAACATCCTTTTTTGGCTCTTGACAATTTTATAGTTAAGCCTTCAGGATTATTAAGAGTGTTCtgactcagaaggctgaggcaggagaattctgaattctaggccagcctggactgcacagCAAGACCCGgtctcagaatttaaaaaaaaaaaaaaagtttgagtaGATTTAAAGCCCAAATAATTGATATCTTCCGGCCAGCTTGAAAAAATATTCTGGCCTGTTTCTAGGTGTGCCCAACTCAGAACAGTGAAGGGAAGGGAAATGGTGGAATATGCAGAAAAACAGCACTTTGATGCTCCTGTTTCAGGGGAAGGTTACTGTCAACCAGGGTGAGAGAGTCAGCTATCATGCCcaattttcaaaagcaaagagtggaAGTCTTCCAGTAATCCTTAGCTTCCTGTACCCCTCCAATTAATTTCTGCTAAAGTTTCTTAGAAAGTGGCTATAGAAGTCTTGGCCTGCCGTTTCACCAGGCTCCTGTGGGTAAAGTGGTACCAAAGCACAGTGGCCCTGTAAAGATCCAACAAGGTGTCTGCCTCACCCGGAGTTGGCTCTGTTGCTCTGGCATCCCGACCTATAATCCCTGCCCTGAAGGTGTCACAGCACACAATGGCTAGCAGTCTGTAACCTCCAGATGGAGACTAGAGTTTTGGAAAGCTGCAAAAGAATAACGGCATTGACTATTAAtcataaaaatagtaaaacaaaacccaagtccCTAGGAAAGTGTGATTATATGTAGGATCGTTTTAATGGTGGTTGGGTTCTCTAGAGGTACAAAGCCTTAATTCCTGGTTATCTTTCCTAGCAGTGAAGATAGTTTTCTTTTCAGAGGGCTTTAAGGAAGCAGCAGAGAAGTTTCGAATGGAGTCTGGGATCGAACCAAGTGTGGACCTAGAAACACTTGATGAGCGAATCAAGATTCGGGAGATGATTCTGAAGGGTCAGATCCAGGAGGCCATCGCCCTGATCAACAGCCTCCACCCAGAGCTCCTGGACACAAACCGCTATCTTTACTTTCACCTTCAGGTGAGTTTTAGAGTCTGATGTGGATGCTTGGTAAGTTACGCTGGTTTGCAAAGGCTCAAAGACGTTGGCTGTTGGGTCTTAGTAGAACATTGCTTAGTGTTGAGaaggggacaggctttgagataACTGCTGCTTTATGTACTATAGAGACACTAATTactttttaaaggtgtgtgtgtgtgtatgagagagagacagagagaacgaACACATAGCATGTATGGTAGTGAGAGGACCATCCTGGGAGTCCTTTCTCTACTCTTAcacgggttctgggaatcaaaccgagACCAGCATGCTTGGCACAAGTGCTTTCACTGCAGCATCTCACCAACCTCtccttttgcttttaaaatgggAATGTACTAGCTTGGAGGTGCTAGAAAagtttttcctttgaaatgtctttttttggtttttggttttttttcttttgtggtggtGTGGGTAGAACCCAGGCCTTGACTGCATGCTAAACAAGTGCTTCAACACTGAATTATACCCTCAGCCCCGTAAGATAGActtttgactgtgtgtgtgccaGCCAAGGTTGGCTGTCTTTGTTGTCGACCATACTGGGTATCACCTACAAGGCTGTGTGTAGCTCAGCATGTCTGTCTTTGTTACTGACCAGCAACAGCACTTGATTGAGCTTATCCGTCAGCGTGAGACAGAAGCAGCGTTGGAGTTTGCCCAAACGCAGCTCGCAGAGCAGGGTGAGGAAAGCAGAGAGTGCCTCACAGAAATGGAGCGCACGTTGGCCTTACTGGCCTTCGATAGCCCTGAGGAGTCACCTTTTGGAGACCTTCTCCACATGATGCAAAGGCAAAAGGTAAAAGGCTGGTAAGGGAGAGCTCTGTTCGTGGACACTCAGGGGCCTTGTGGAAAGATGGTACACATGCTGCGTTTGTGATGGGGGTGAAACACATAGCCCTGGGCTAGGGTACTCCAGTAGGACACTGGCAGCTCCTCTCATCTGTACCCCTTTATCTTGTAAAGCTAGGAGCAGCAGCATTGTGACTGTTAGTATCTAAAACCCTTTGtcagtttttcttctcttaacCTTCTTAAGTATTTTCAACTTAAGATCTGTTTATTCTTCTGAAactttttcttgttccttctgTGTGCTGCAAACATGACAGCTCATTGCTTCTGTAGGCCCATGTCTTCCTTTCCCCGTGTGCTGGATTCCTCTCTCCTAGGGCTCTGTCCTCTCCATACCATGTGAGAAGGACTGCCCGTTCCTGAAGATCTTGAGATGTCTCTTGAAGGCTTGCCTGCAGGGGCTCACGCAGCCGTTGTGATGCTCTTCTCTCTCAAAGTCCTCACAACACTTTTGTTTAGAAGGGTCAGGGCACTTGCTGACCTCATTGTGTCATTGCTGACCAAAGTGTAAGAGCCCTTTAGATGAGGACTGCAGTGGCCTATAGCCACATggtaaatgtgtttttaaatgagtAACGAGCTTCTTGGGTGTGAACAGTATCCAAATGGGCTGGAATATAGCTtaatgatagagtgcttgcttaacgTGCTTAAGGACCTGGATTCTATTCCTAGCACTACAAAAAGATGTCTTAAGTGTATATCAGACTTGCTGGTAGTACATGTATGTGGCCATCTCTATTGGATGTGTTTCTTTTCTAGGTGTGGAGTGAAGTTAACCAGGCTGTTCTGGATTACGAAAACCGAGAGTCCACACCCAAGCTGGCAAAATTACTGAAACTGCTACTTTGGGCTCAGAATGAGCTAGACCAGAAGAAAGTAAAATATCCCAAAATGACAGACCTCAGCAAAGGTGTGATTGAGGAGCCCAAGTAGAGCCTGTGCACGGACCCAGCACTGTCAACCAGCGCAGGACTCGTTCCCATCTGTCTGTGACTGGCAGATTTGTCACTGCAGTAGAGAACCTTTCCCCCTGTCATTTTCTTTGGCCCTTATTgtttaaaaagaggaaatggcCTTTTTAAACACTGGCAAACCCATGATGGAAGACACCACCTCTGCCATGCCCTGCGTCCTGAGCACTGCACACTGCAGTTGACTACCCCAGTGCTTCCGGTATTGCTGGCTCTGGAAGATCTGGTTTGCTGAGTGTGTGCTGCACTGCTAGGGAGTGTCATTTCAGCTGAAGGCCTCACATCACAGCATATGAAAAGCACGGACGTTCTTTTGCTTTCTGCAGGCAggcagtgttttattttcctagGTCTTATCAGGCCTTCTTCAAGTTTTTCcttaccccttttcttttctttttctcctctttgtgTTCCTTCATAGGAAAGAATATATAAATTTGTAAATCTTAATTCAAAGATAACTTGTGTGTGGGTATTGAGTTTGATTTAGTTCTTTACCTTTTGGTTTGAGCTGTGTGGCTTTCGggaggggatgtgtgtgtgtgagggatgaggctgtgttttcttaattttttaaatatattttttggtGCTGTATGTGATGAGAGATTCGTTCATAGTGGACCAATGAACCATCTCTTGTAGGCAACTTTGTTGAAAATAAAGATTTCTCTTTACTTCCCAAATGACCACAGTGGCTTCTAAAAAAATTGTCATCCACACAGCCCTTATTTGGGTGTCCTGTCCCTGTTGGCATAGGTGTTGACAGCACCTTTACCCATAGCTGAAGGACTAATTGAAAAGTCCATGTGCCTAGGGAATGCCCTCCATGACGGCAAGGCAACCCGGTGTTGGTGGGGATGGCTGGGTGGTCCCAGGCTTCACAGGACTGGGTGTTCATGCTAGCTAGTTTGAACTTCTGCTTGGCAAAGTAGTTTCTCATCTTTTGCTTCTATGTCAGCAGTGCTACAGTGTCCTGATTCTCACGAGCTATTTGTTACCTACTCAGTGGAAGGCAGGAGGGACATTACCTATGaggtgtgatgtgcatgtgtagGTCAATGATCAGAGTGTTGAGCATATACATGTGTCATGCCGGGGCAGGTGTGTTTGGTTGGTTCTTGGCAGTGGCCCAAGCCTGATTGGGCCTTGTGAGAGCAGTGCTGAAGGCTGGGATGGGAGTGCACAGATCTGCAGAGCCCTCAGCCAGTTACCCATGGATATGGATGGTGGAGATGATATGGGCACTCTCCATTGGTAGAAGCTCTTGCCTGTCTGACGTTAGAGTAAGGAGTTCTGGTGCTTACTGCTGACAAGCAGTGTCTGTAGTAACTACTGAATTTGGATTGTTTGCCTTGTTCTTGAGCAGTACAGTGCATACTGACAGCTAGGTCAGACTGGGTTTGTTCAGCTTGCTGGCACCTATGCTGCTCAGGTAGCACAACTAACCAGCTGCCTCGATCATGTCCATACTTCAGTATTCATCGGTATCTGTTTTTCTCCCACAGGATACTTTCCTTGTTGGGATGGAATGAAGTGTCTTTCAGCTCTCTGCTTTTACTGCAGAAGGCAGGTGCTTTGGCAGTATTCTTCTTAGGATCACATCAGCAACAGGCTCAAGGATGAAGTGGTTGCTGTCATTACGAcccactgcccccccccacacacacacacactgctcttttgGTCTGTGAGTAAGGAGTGAGCAGACCTCCCCTTACCTCCTAAACAGGTGGCTTTCAACATCATCTTCAGATGTAGCCTCTCATTAGGTTTGAGGATAAGAGTAAGATAGAAGGAGTTACTGGAGAGATGGGATGTTGGTTAAGAGGACATGACGAGGACCAAGAGTCCAGCACTCACATAACAAGTCAGGTGTTCCCcaaatgcctgtaacttcagctcccagagatctgatgctctctttggCCTCCGCATACCCAGACATGTAGGTGCGTGTATGCACGTTCATAcacagacaatttttttttttttttgagacagggtttctctgtgtagctttggagcctatcctggaactcactctgtagcccaggttggcctcgaactcacagagatccacctgcctgtgcctcccgagtgctggtattaaaggcgtgcaccaccactgcccagcaaatattttttttaaaggtagaggGAAAGGAAGTTTTAATTTTCAGGTAGCTAGTAAGTTAAATGAAGCAGAGGTTGGGGAGGGGTATTAATAAAGAtacagtatttgtttttaaagtaccatataaagccaggcggtggtggcgcacgcctttaatcccagcactcgggaggcagagccaggcggatctctgtgagttcgaggctagcctgggctaccaagtgagttccaggaaaaggcgcaaagctacacagagaaaccctgtctcgaaaaaccaaaaaaaataaaaaaataaaaaaataaagtaccaTATAAAGCTAGGTGTGGTTGCTCCTGCCTGTAATTACAGCATTCATGAGGCTGAGGAAGGATTTTTTCCAGTCCAGCTTAGGCTATATtatatatgagatcctgtcttaaacaaaataGTGCCAGATAGCCAgcatatttttatcttttgttaatatatataagaTCATTCGTATAGCAAATCAGTTTGATGTGTTCTTAAAACTAGAGGGCATGAAATGTATAGTAATGGGAAGTTCCCCCAGTAGAGATTATCCACAAATACACGAAAGAGGCTTGTTGCATGCATGAAATGTTAAATGGCTGTAAGACAAGGTGTTGACATCTTACCACTTCAGTCAGCCGCTTAATCAGCCAACACCATAGATACCAGCAAGGCTGGAGGACTTCAAATAGAACTGCTCATTTATCCATGATCTGCCAGTGCTTAGACATCCCCTCCCAAGGGAGTACATGTAGACTTCTGTTGCAGCAGACAAATGAAGTTAAGCTACCTGAGCATGCAGGATAGATTAGTTTCTCTACTTGTCTCTGAGTCTCACTCAAAAAAGTGCTATGGCTTTTTACAAAgtaggtttatttcttttttgcacCTTTTAATGGACAGTGccttgaaataaatgaaataagaatATTCTGATACTCTTCCAACATCATAGAGCTGTGCAAGGAGTAACCCCAGTTTGAAATTTTCTAAAGCAGGTGATTATTGCACACTAAAGATGAGGATGTATTAGTTTTGTCACTTGAATTATAGTTTGGAGTTGATGTTTGAGACCTCTATAGTGTATATAGCTGAAGAATAGTGTCTTGGAGGTCAGGCCTGTGAACCTGAGGTGGGCAGTGTGATGTCTTTATTTTCTCCTGTGCTATTAGTTTTAGAGAGGAGGAACCAGGGTTCCAGAAGGACTCTTACATGTTCCATGATAAAGACACTGATGTCATCAAGAGAATGAAATGGGATTCCCTTACAGGTTGTTGCTGTCCAGTCTCAGAATGAACAAAAGACCAAATTCCAAGTGTCAAGTGAACAGAGTGGTCTGTGTACACCCCTGCACATGAACACACTGAATTGCGTGCAGTGGACGACATGCACGGGTACAGTCTGATCACCAGCCTTCACTCACTGTTGCATTGTTAACGTGTCTTCTTCTGACACcatatgtattttttgttgtttcacAAATGTATTGCTTTTTTGTGATGCTTAGTAAGCTGGTTTGGCAGCAGTAGGTGTGTAGAGTCTGTATAAATCCTTAGCTTGCTAGAGTACTCATGTGCATACTTAACTGTAATTCTTCTTTCGGGGGCATTTGTGACCCAGCCACACATCATCTGAGAAGTACAGATGGGTAGCTTCTGGCTTCCTGCTGCGATTTGTTAATACAagttttcatgttttttccagAATGGTTGTCTGAAagctctgccccccacccccattttcctGGTAAGGTACCCATGCAAGTCAGTGTAGAATTGGAAGAGTAGGAAGATGTATCTGCACTTTGGTTTTGCTGTCCCCACTTTAGCAGTGTTTACTTTATTACAAGAAAACTTCCAGACATCAAAAATACAAGCACCACCATTGCCACAGCATAGTGCCTGCCAGTCCACTCAGCTAACAGCTGCAGCATTCCTGGGCCTCAGGATAAGATGGCTTTGGGTGCCCTGTGCAGTATGCAGTGGCTTCCATGCTGCTGGCCAGTGTGGACCTCTCCATTGCCATTTTCTCAATCAGGCTTGAGGGAAATGCAGGGAGAAgaagcctccaagggcaccaagcAGCACACCACAGAGGCATCCTGccctgggtggtgggtggtgacTGTACAGGAAAGGGCCTTTACCATCCCTGGGCCCTTCATGGCAGTGCCATGATGTGGCACTCTTGACTATGGCTCACAGTTCACTCATGCTTCCAGAGAATGATGCTAAACTTCCCAGTGGCAGAGATCTCTTGTATGCTTGAATGTGAACTCTTGCATGTTGAATCTGAGGAGTTTGGGGGACCATCTGCCTATCATGAATGCTTTCCCTCAATTTTGGAATGCCATCCTGACTTGAGACTTTATACTTACATGAAAGAACACAGAATTTGGCCCCTGGTGTCATTACCTGTCACAGACTCTGACACAGTTCTGTGTACTATGGGTAATTTGTCCTAAAATAGTCTGCCTGTTCTGGAAGCAGAATATCTCCAGTAGTATTAAGTCCTGGGCAACTACCCATCAATGGGGTTACATGTAAATCTGGTGGACTGGTAGGGCAGGAATATGTGGCCTCAGGTGGGTATGGTTGTTTAAAGGTTTGTGGAAGTCTGCTGTATCTGAATCTCATCCATGCCCCTAGATGAAGACCAAGTTAAGGGCCCAGTGTGACCCTAATACAGAAGAAAACTGCAGAACTGTTTGTGCCCAACTGTAATCAAGAGATGTGACTACAGGATTCTGCCTGtatataacttcttttttttttcctttagatttttaaaaatgttatgtgGATGAGTGTTCTGCCTAGATATATATCCATGCACCATatatgtgcctagtgcccacagaagtcagaagagtgcatcagatcccttggaattggaattatggacagttgtgagctataatgtgggttctagaaatcaaactcaggtcctctgtcagAACAAGGGCTCtcaatcactgaaccatctctccagccatttgCATGTGACTTCAAGAGAGTTCCTTCTTAGATGCAGGTCCTGATGAAATTTCTCTTGCCTGGCTTCTCTGAAAGTTTAATGGAGACTCTGGATTGGAGGCTTTTGGAAGATAGCTACTACACTGTATTCTGTACTACACTACTATCATGCATGTGACTGTCCACTTCTTGAATCTACTATGCCATCCATGCATGACTGCCTGTCTCCTAAAGCGGGACCTGCAATGCCTGGTAGATAGGCTCTAAACAGCTCTGCCTTCCCCTTTCCTGTAAACATCTACAGGTTTCacccatatgcatgcacacatgtagacACAGGAATTATCCCTCTCATAGGTCAGATATCTGACAACCTCCCCCAGCTGGTTCTCAAAAGTAAAACAGGCCATCCTGTCACCTGGAACTCTGGTGTGAAGAGAGTGAGGGagtagtggaggtggtggtggtgtttctcAGCACTTTTGGTGTTTACAAGGTTCAGCTAAAGGCACCAGCACCCAAAAAAGAGCTGTTCCA
This genomic interval carries:
- the Gid8 gene encoding glucose-induced degradation protein 8 homolog isoform X1 — translated: MSYAEKPDEITKDEWMEKLNNLHVQRADMNRLIMNYLVTEGFKEAAEKFRMESGIEPSVDLETLDERIKIREMILKGQIQEAIALINSLHPELLDTNRYLYFHLQQQHLIELIRQRETEAALEFAQTQLAEQGEESRECLTEMERTLALLAFDSPEESPFGDLLHMMQRQKVWSEVNQAVLDYENRESTPKLAKLLKLLLWAQNELDQKKVKYPKMTDLSKGVIEEPK
- the Gid8 gene encoding glucose-induced degradation protein 8 homolog isoform X2; the encoded protein is MQKNSTLMLLFQGKVTVNQEGFKEAAEKFRMESGIEPSVDLETLDERIKIREMILKGQIQEAIALINSLHPELLDTNRYLYFHLQQQHLIELIRQRETEAALEFAQTQLAEQGEESRECLTEMERTLALLAFDSPEESPFGDLLHMMQRQKVWSEVNQAVLDYENRESTPKLAKLLKLLLWAQNELDQKKVKYPKMTDLSKGVIEEPK